One genomic window of Pseudomonas sp. LFM046 includes the following:
- a CDS encoding acyl-CoA dehydrogenase family protein, producing MKISFSEADEAFRRDVAGWLADNLCGEFEQLRFRGGPGDEHSFPEERKAWERKLAEGGWTCVGWAPEHGGRGLSISQQVIFHEEYARAGGPGRMGHIGEGLAGPTIAAFGTEEQQRRLLPGIVAGTEFWCQGYSEPGAGSDLANVKTRAVLENGQWRISGQKVWTSLAHESEWCFVIARTEQGSVGHKGLSFLLVPMSQPGITVRPIEQLTGTSEFNEVFFDDAVTDANNILGAPGDGWKIAMALLGFERGVSTLGQQMLFQNELEEIIRIARANGAARDPLLRQRIAEAWGGLRILRYNSLRMLSGAQDGSLRREAMIYKLCWANWHVELGKLAMDVLGPDAELLDGGPYQLGRLQSMFLFSRSDTIYGGTNEIQRNIIAERALGMPREPRVRA from the coding sequence ATGAAAATCAGTTTCAGTGAGGCGGATGAAGCCTTCCGCCGCGACGTGGCCGGCTGGCTGGCGGACAACCTCTGCGGCGAGTTCGAGCAGCTGCGCTTTCGTGGCGGGCCGGGTGATGAACACAGCTTCCCCGAGGAGCGCAAAGCGTGGGAGCGCAAGCTCGCGGAAGGCGGCTGGACCTGTGTGGGCTGGGCGCCGGAACACGGCGGCCGTGGCCTGTCCATCAGCCAGCAGGTGATCTTCCACGAGGAATACGCGCGTGCTGGCGGCCCCGGTCGCATGGGGCACATCGGTGAAGGCCTGGCCGGGCCCACCATTGCCGCCTTCGGCACCGAAGAACAGCAGCGCCGCCTGCTGCCGGGCATCGTGGCCGGCACCGAGTTCTGGTGCCAGGGCTATTCCGAGCCGGGGGCGGGTTCGGACCTCGCCAACGTCAAGACCCGCGCCGTGCTGGAAAACGGCCAGTGGCGCATCAGCGGGCAGAAGGTCTGGACCTCGCTCGCTCACGAGTCCGAGTGGTGCTTCGTCATCGCCCGTACCGAGCAGGGCAGCGTCGGCCACAAGGGCCTGTCGTTCCTGCTGGTGCCCATGAGCCAGCCGGGCATCACCGTGCGGCCCATCGAGCAGCTCACCGGCACCTCCGAGTTCAACGAGGTGTTCTTCGACGACGCCGTGACCGACGCCAACAACATCCTCGGCGCGCCCGGCGATGGCTGGAAGATCGCCATGGCCCTGCTGGGCTTCGAGCGCGGCGTGTCCACCCTGGGCCAGCAGATGCTGTTCCAGAACGAGCTGGAAGAAATCATCCGCATCGCCCGCGCCAACGGCGCCGCCCGCGACCCGCTGCTGCGCCAGCGCATCGCCGAGGCCTGGGGCGGGCTGCGCATCCTGCGCTACAACTCCCTGCGCATGCTGTCCGGCGCGCAGGACGGTTCGCTACGCCGCGAAGCGATGATCTACAAGCTGTGCTGGGCCAACTGGCACGTGGAGCTGGGCAAGCTCGCCATGGACGTGCTCGGCCCGGATGCCGAACTGCTGGACGGCGGGCCGTATCAGCTCGGCCGCCTGCAGTCGATGTTCCTCTTCAGCCGCTCCGACACCATCTACGGCGGCACCAACGAAATCCAACGCAACATCATCGCCGAACGCGCGCTGGGCATGCCCCGCGAGCCGCGCGTGCGCGCCTGA
- a CDS encoding type II toxin-antitoxin system HipA family toxin produces MSSAYIYMECPITGATVTLGRLTLDGGVGTFLYSPEAVEGKYWVPDPIRFPLSNRPITVLKNGGVPGFIDDAMPDGWGERLLQRTRKGTLDPIQLLLLSPNEDRAGNIMAGEQRTPRPGVGEKPMKMLDAKGLDHFIEVCAAIYDSQLTSEQLEALKIRDQRSAVGGARPKRTYRFDHRLVLAKPRDKFDHYDLPAFEYACMTFAAHKGMSVARTALHRSERGNTLLVERFDRKWSEDQKKFHRIPMMSGLTLLDADWRVQTNKGWIYAALADELYRRGAPDADRQELYRRMAYNALVGNSDDHPRNHAVIWQDGVWRLSPMYDVLPVLGEGPAQGLAMDVGMKGPLLSRANLLSHHQHFALSEEEAAGILDEVAAWEPELKDHYSQHLAGAELDAAVDATSGKKLLA; encoded by the coding sequence ATGTCCAGTGCCTACATCTACATGGAGTGCCCGATCACGGGCGCGACCGTGACCTTGGGCAGGCTCACCCTGGACGGTGGCGTCGGCACATTCCTCTATTCTCCGGAGGCAGTTGAGGGCAAGTACTGGGTGCCGGACCCGATTCGGTTCCCGCTGTCCAATCGCCCGATTACCGTGCTCAAGAATGGCGGTGTACCCGGATTCATCGACGATGCGATGCCTGACGGCTGGGGGGAGCGGTTGTTGCAGCGCACACGCAAGGGCACGCTCGATCCGATTCAACTCCTGCTGTTGTCACCGAACGAGGATCGCGCAGGAAACATCATGGCTGGCGAGCAGCGTACGCCCAGGCCAGGTGTAGGCGAGAAGCCCATGAAAATGCTCGACGCCAAGGGGCTCGACCACTTCATTGAGGTCTGCGCGGCGATCTATGACAGCCAGCTGACCAGTGAACAGCTGGAGGCGCTGAAAATACGGGATCAGCGCTCGGCAGTCGGTGGCGCTAGGCCGAAGCGCACCTACCGTTTCGACCACAGGCTGGTTTTGGCCAAGCCGCGCGATAAGTTCGATCACTACGACCTGCCGGCATTCGAGTACGCCTGCATGACCTTTGCGGCTCACAAGGGCATGAGTGTTGCCCGAACGGCCTTACATCGCAGCGAGAGAGGCAACACGCTCCTGGTCGAGCGATTTGACCGGAAGTGGTCTGAGGATCAGAAGAAATTTCACCGTATCCCAATGATGAGTGGTTTGACCCTGCTTGATGCCGACTGGCGTGTGCAAACCAATAAAGGATGGATTTACGCCGCGCTGGCCGATGAGCTGTACCGCAGAGGTGCGCCAGATGCCGATCGGCAAGAGCTCTACCGGCGAATGGCGTACAACGCCCTGGTGGGTAACAGCGATGATCATCCCCGCAACCACGCGGTGATCTGGCAGGACGGAGTTTGGCGACTCTCGCCCATGTACGACGTACTTCCCGTGTTGGGAGAGGGCCCAGCGCAAGGGCTTGCGATGGATGTTGGAATGAAAGGCCCCCTGTTGAGCCGAGCCAACCTGTTGAGTCACCACCAGCACTTTGCGCTATCCGAGGAGGAAGCGGCGGGAATTTTGGATGAGGTCGCCGCCTGGGAACCGGAATTGAAAGACCACTATTCGCAGCACTTGGCTGGAGCCGAGCTGGATGCCGCAGTGGACGCAACCAGCGGAAAGAAACTGCTGGCCTAA
- a CDS encoding multicopper oxidase domain-containing protein: MATSSGLLVPVHGLSPFSSSAYAATFDIPTGLPPSPLFGVLPFTQPMPRFDVLPRKAFTFGAGVMKPLPAFPGVPGPDPTEQANVTQQPVPAVLGGRTGPIEGRPPGPVWAHQQWANFPPELAVEVTQEGAKPNTVYNPGVPSSLNSGINASAPFKPRFHPDLPDQGALKLWTFNGTLPPKLLIGRYHESILFRHHNRLPDDPEQNGGFGIHTITTHEHNGHHGAENDGFTGAYFFPHQFYDYHYPICHGGYNTINTGATDPRCGSPNDAGGIENVQGDFHETMSTHWFHDHMFSFTSQNVYKGNAGMFNIYSSLDRGNEELNDGVNLRLPSGSAKSYGNLDYDVNLMLADKAWDADGQLAMNIFDFDGFLGDVMTVNLVYKPFFEVERRKYRFRILNAAVARFFKLSLSDASPMIQIANDGNLLPTPVVLSMLDELGIAERYDIVIDFKRYMVGDKVWLVNLAEHENGRRPKEDLSLREALSGTSSDPCVGRILEFRIVRDPAQPDVSQVPAQLIANPDLSKIPVAAQRVFEFGRGAKQTTTDPITSFFGPWGVGTDGGEKLAADFGRISAAPRFGTREIWTLKNGGGGWDHPIHIHFEEGQILARDGKASNVPAWERGRKDVYRLRPGGSVTLTMQFRDFGGMFMEHCHNTTHEDNAMFLRWEIDDAGGAFLRPLPTPIPTPQGVTFVAPDDILPTAFR; this comes from the coding sequence GTGGCTACATCCAGCGGTTTGCTGGTTCCCGTACACGGCCTGAGCCCCTTTTCCAGCAGCGCCTACGCGGCCACGTTCGACATCCCCACGGGGTTGCCTCCCAGTCCGCTGTTTGGCGTACTGCCTTTCACCCAGCCCATGCCGCGCTTCGATGTGCTGCCTCGCAAGGCGTTCACCTTCGGTGCGGGCGTGATGAAGCCCCTTCCTGCCTTCCCGGGCGTGCCAGGTCCTGATCCGACCGAACAGGCCAATGTCACGCAGCAGCCGGTACCGGCCGTGCTGGGTGGACGCACCGGCCCCATCGAGGGCCGTCCGCCGGGACCGGTCTGGGCCCACCAGCAGTGGGCCAATTTTCCACCCGAGTTGGCGGTGGAGGTCACCCAGGAGGGCGCCAAGCCCAACACCGTCTACAACCCCGGCGTGCCGTCGAGCCTGAACTCCGGTATCAATGCTTCCGCGCCCTTCAAGCCGCGCTTCCATCCCGACCTGCCGGACCAGGGCGCGCTGAAGCTCTGGACCTTCAACGGCACCCTGCCGCCCAAGTTGCTGATCGGCCGTTACCACGAGTCGATCCTGTTCCGTCACCACAACCGGCTACCGGACGATCCCGAGCAGAATGGCGGTTTCGGCATCCACACCATCACCACCCATGAGCACAACGGCCACCACGGGGCGGAGAACGACGGGTTCACCGGCGCCTACTTCTTCCCGCATCAGTTCTACGACTACCACTATCCGATCTGCCACGGCGGCTACAACACCATCAACACGGGCGCCACCGACCCACGCTGCGGCTCGCCCAACGATGCCGGTGGTATCGAGAACGTCCAGGGTGACTTCCACGAGACCATGAGCACCCACTGGTTCCACGACCACATGTTCAGCTTCACCTCGCAGAACGTGTACAAGGGCAACGCCGGGATGTTCAACATCTACAGCAGCCTGGATCGCGGCAACGAGGAGCTCAACGACGGCGTGAACCTGCGCCTGCCCAGTGGCTCAGCGAAGTCGTATGGCAACCTCGATTACGACGTGAACCTGATGCTCGCCGACAAGGCCTGGGATGCCGACGGCCAGCTGGCGATGAACATCTTCGACTTCGACGGCTTCCTCGGCGACGTGATGACCGTGAACCTGGTCTACAAGCCGTTCTTCGAGGTCGAACGGCGCAAGTACCGCTTCCGCATCCTCAATGCGGCGGTGGCGCGGTTCTTCAAGCTGTCCCTGAGCGATGCGTCGCCGATGATCCAGATCGCCAATGACGGCAACCTGCTGCCGACGCCCGTGGTGCTCAGCATGTTGGATGAATTGGGCATCGCCGAGCGCTACGACATCGTCATCGACTTCAAGCGCTACATGGTCGGCGACAAGGTGTGGCTGGTGAACCTCGCCGAGCACGAGAACGGCCGGCGGCCCAAGGAAGACCTCTCGCTGCGCGAAGCCCTGTCGGGCACCTCCAGCGACCCCTGCGTGGGCCGCATCCTGGAATTCCGCATCGTGCGTGATCCGGCGCAACCCGATGTCAGTCAGGTGCCGGCGCAGCTGATCGCGAACCCTGACCTGTCGAAGATCCCGGTGGCGGCCCAGCGAGTCTTCGAGTTCGGCCGTGGCGCCAAGCAGACCACTACCGACCCGATCACCAGCTTCTTCGGGCCGTGGGGTGTTGGAACCGATGGCGGTGAAAAGCTGGCTGCGGATTTCGGCCGTATCTCGGCGGCCCCGCGTTTCGGCACCCGCGAGATCTGGACCCTGAAGAACGGTGGCGGTGGCTGGGACCACCCCATCCACATCCACTTCGAAGAGGGCCAGATCCTCGCCCGCGATGGCAAGGCGAGCAACGTCCCGGCCTGGGAACGCGGTCGCAAGGACGTCTACCGCCTGCGCCCGGGTGGCAGTGTCACCCTCACCATGCAATTCCGCGATTTCGGCGGGATGTTCATGGAGCACTGCCACAACACCACTCACGAAGACAACGCCATGTTCCTGCGCTGGGAAATCGACGATGCCGGCGGCGCCTTCCTGCGCCCGCTGCCAACGCCAATCCCGACGCCCCAAGGCGTCACCTTCGTAGCGCCGGACGACATCCTGCCGACCGCGTTCCGGTGA
- a CDS encoding ATP-dependent helicase gives MAAQLNDKRYSNETCQVLEATNHGKNFLLSGGAGSGKTYSLIETISGLLHQNPLARVACITYTNAATREIEHRSNNENLHVSTIHDFLWSRIKHFQKELKETLIDLINDDDQKLFKVLAQDGTPEKFTSIDGEIEYKDYLKLRDGVISHDQVIILAHAMFSRYKKLCQILNDTFQFILVDEYQDTNPLVVDILLEHLSCNKKRNIVGFFGDAMQSIYDEGIGNLDDFKGDGKSQVTEIKKEQNRRNPTSVINLANKIRTDGLKQSPSDDNSAPNMEDGAPITGSAIFIYSSNPDLQKAREYLDWDPSPLHTKELNLTHNLIASKAGFPSLMRIYDADKILEYVGRIRKHIKSEEPDYLVDDKTLDQVIKEIKAGKTGKEVNKVSPTPAQEAYINEHPDIYQEALSQPFSNISSIYIDKDMLIDDQKADQSMLGGGGTTNDHLIKHLHRIQKLIQLYTSSNFNDFMRSTDFKIRSHADKVKLKHEIEELSDANGKTIGEMIDLAHVKGLVRKDDRLDVFQKARNYIYKQVRSLPYSEFKNLYDYIDGQTPFSTQHKTKGREYDNVLVTMDNGRWNKYNFESFFTGNGKDTVISRTSKIVYVCCTRARRNLAFFYPQPSLEVIEKAKAMFGKDYVIDLDAS, from the coding sequence ATGGCTGCGCAGCTGAACGATAAAAGATATAGCAATGAAACGTGCCAAGTATTGGAAGCAACAAACCACGGGAAGAACTTCCTCTTAAGCGGAGGTGCAGGCAGCGGAAAAACGTATTCATTGATTGAGACTATTTCTGGCCTGCTACATCAAAACCCTCTAGCTCGCGTAGCTTGCATTACCTACACAAATGCCGCTACGCGCGAGATAGAACATAGATCCAACAATGAAAACCTACACGTCTCCACGATTCACGATTTTCTGTGGTCACGTATCAAACACTTTCAGAAGGAGCTGAAAGAAACGTTAATAGATCTAATAAACGATGACGACCAGAAGCTATTTAAAGTACTTGCGCAAGATGGTACGCCGGAGAAATTCACTTCAATTGACGGAGAAATCGAATATAAGGATTATCTAAAACTACGAGATGGCGTCATATCCCACGACCAAGTGATAATTTTGGCACATGCAATGTTTTCGAGATACAAAAAGCTGTGCCAAATTCTAAATGATACTTTCCAATTTATCCTGGTCGACGAGTATCAGGACACTAACCCCCTCGTAGTAGACATATTATTAGAACATCTATCCTGTAATAAAAAACGAAATATCGTAGGCTTCTTCGGCGATGCCATGCAGTCCATCTATGACGAAGGGATCGGCAACCTGGATGACTTCAAGGGTGACGGTAAGTCTCAGGTGACGGAAATCAAAAAAGAACAGAACAGGCGCAATCCCACGTCTGTAATAAACCTAGCCAATAAAATCAGGACAGATGGATTAAAGCAAAGCCCATCCGATGATAATTCCGCACCAAATATGGAAGATGGAGCTCCTATTACTGGTTCGGCAATCTTTATTTACTCCTCAAATCCCGACCTTCAAAAAGCTAGAGAGTACTTAGACTGGGACCCCTCCCCATTACACACAAAAGAGTTGAACCTAACACATAACCTGATTGCGTCAAAAGCGGGCTTTCCAAGCCTTATGCGAATATACGACGCTGACAAAATTCTTGAATATGTGGGACGAATTCGAAAACACATCAAATCTGAGGAGCCGGACTATCTAGTTGATGACAAAACATTAGATCAGGTTATAAAAGAGATAAAAGCTGGAAAGACAGGAAAAGAAGTTAACAAGGTCTCCCCAACGCCTGCTCAAGAGGCGTATATCAATGAGCATCCCGACATATATCAAGAAGCCCTAAGCCAGCCATTCTCAAACATATCATCTATATATATAGACAAAGACATGTTGATCGATGACCAGAAGGCAGATCAAAGCATGCTTGGTGGAGGCGGAACGACCAATGATCACTTAATCAAACATCTACACCGAATCCAGAAACTAATTCAACTGTACACGTCATCTAACTTCAATGACTTCATGCGCTCAACTGACTTCAAAATCCGTTCACACGCAGACAAGGTTAAGCTAAAGCACGAAATTGAAGAGCTATCCGATGCCAATGGAAAAACCATCGGCGAGATGATTGATCTTGCTCACGTCAAAGGACTTGTACGAAAGGACGACCGCCTTGATGTTTTCCAAAAGGCCAGGAATTACATTTACAAACAAGTCCGCAGCCTTCCTTACAGCGAGTTCAAAAACCTCTACGACTATATCGACGGCCAGACTCCTTTCTCGACGCAACATAAAACCAAAGGCCGCGAGTACGACAATGTATTGGTAACCATGGATAATGGAAGATGGAACAAATATAATTTTGAGTCCTTCTTTACCGGAAACGGTAAAGATACGGTTATTTCACGAACCAGCAAAATAGTTTATGTATGCTGCACTCGCGCTCGAAGAAATTTGGCTTTCTTCTATCCGCAACCATCTTTGGAAGTTATTGAGAAGGCGAAAGCCATGTTCGGCAAGGACTACGTAATTGATCTAGACGCCTCCTGA
- a CDS encoding helix-turn-helix domain-containing protein, whose translation MKDYFPVQSVSLLYRVALLVKEARLRMGIRQADLAEQAGISLRAIRHIEAGKAEGVSLRDFMLALFTVGISDRVFQALLDDPAFDADFLETNTNKRVRLPRSNAEDF comes from the coding sequence ATGAAAGACTACTTTCCCGTACAAAGCGTATCCCTGCTGTACCGCGTAGCCCTGCTGGTGAAAGAGGCGCGCCTGCGCATGGGGATACGACAGGCTGACCTTGCAGAACAAGCCGGGATCTCCCTTCGTGCGATTCGGCATATCGAGGCTGGGAAAGCGGAGGGCGTTTCACTACGCGATTTCATGCTGGCGCTGTTTACCGTAGGGATTTCCGACAGGGTGTTCCAAGCACTGCTGGATGACCCCGCATTCGATGCCGATTTTCTGGAAACCAATACCAACAAGCGTGTACGACTGCCGCGTAGCAATGCGGAGGACTTCTGA
- a CDS encoding BRO family protein: MHDAYTPLVFFHHSLRLRALMVDNQPWFVAHDFARLIGVPDAQSLLAALEPHEQQTLCLEYTRGFHEEVTAISDIGAYKALFRFGETEHGDIGRWLSEVLVPTLHDYHRVPDAAPCRSFMSVEGRQLGVVRWQGEVWVAWRDLPVLMTSGTEVSA, encoded by the coding sequence ATGCACGACGCATACACCCCTCTCGTTTTCTTCCACCATTCCCTTCGCCTGCGCGCCCTGATGGTCGACAACCAGCCCTGGTTCGTCGCCCATGACTTCGCCCGGTTGATCGGCGTTCCCGATGCCCAATCCTTGCTTGCGGCCCTGGAGCCGCACGAGCAGCAGACGCTCTGCCTCGAATACACCCGCGGCTTCCATGAAGAGGTGACGGCGATCAGTGATATCGGTGCCTACAAGGCGCTGTTCCGTTTCGGTGAGACAGAGCATGGCGATATCGGCCGTTGGCTCAGCGAGGTGCTGGTGCCGACGTTGCATGACTATCACCGAGTGCCGGATGCGGCACCGTGCCGTTCCTTTATGAGTGTTGAGGGCCGGCAGTTGGGGGTGGTGCGCTGGCAGGGCGAGGTCTGGGTGGCCTGGCGGGATTTGCCGGTCTTGATGACCTCGGGCACGGAGGTGTCGGCATGA
- a CDS encoding ATP-dependent endonuclease produces MKISSIEIKNFRLLTDFKLDLENDLSLVIGKNNTGKTSLLSALEKLVAERSKITFNDFNIELREKLSSLILGKNPIPSENEYQPLGMELKLFILYNEGDDLGQVAPLIMSLAPEDNQIILGFEYKISHPQLISLYDAFQEDKENYENDAILYLAEKQQKYFGSISRKSHLSSNHDIYTDLTKEKISLDEIISFRSISAKRNVTNKENDKTLSGQTATIYKATEESEHQKETVNRFKKSLRGADKDLSEIYQEMFSKLLSNVEQFGGLSQSETSLKIASTLQHRELLEGNTTVLYRHETHDLPEHFNGLGYMNLISMIFEIDLLMTAFRKAAAERPSAINLLFIEEPEAHTHPQMQYVFIKNIKNLLNKGVKREDGLTVNLQTVITTHSSHIVAECDFDDIKYMKRLDGSVKCRSLKSLQKEYDQEGQEGQEGQEGQEGKSNHFRFLKQYLTLNRAELFFADKAVLVEGDTERILLPAMMRKLDQESPTDNSAPLLSQNISIVEVGAHSQVFEKFIRFLGIKTLILTDIDTGKTSQELDDNGEIKKYKNGNPISTTEKCQPNDPDTDHTTNNALCFFHNKDRSEIKYFLNLKKENKTFTHDGSAWVPDEAGFLFTAYQTEEDGYRGRSFEDAFFSINKTLLGDDPVAFPSLVAKHFNLFIEGTYSAFEFAEKGVDKKTALAIDILLNSQPSDVSSFSNWKSPAYIKEGLEWLRS; encoded by the coding sequence ATGAAGATATCATCCATTGAAATTAAAAACTTCCGTCTATTGACAGACTTCAAACTAGACTTAGAAAACGACCTATCACTAGTTATCGGAAAAAATAATACGGGGAAAACCTCTCTCCTCTCAGCACTTGAGAAGCTTGTCGCAGAGAGAAGCAAGATCACCTTCAATGACTTCAATATAGAACTCAGAGAGAAATTAAGTTCGCTTATTTTGGGGAAAAACCCCATCCCCAGCGAGAACGAATATCAACCATTAGGAATGGAGCTGAAGCTTTTTATTTTATATAACGAAGGAGACGATCTCGGCCAGGTCGCCCCACTTATAATGAGCCTAGCCCCCGAGGACAACCAGATAATCTTGGGCTTTGAATATAAAATATCCCACCCGCAGCTAATCTCACTCTATGACGCCTTTCAAGAGGACAAAGAAAATTACGAAAATGACGCCATTCTTTATCTTGCCGAAAAGCAGCAAAAATACTTTGGAAGTATATCCAGAAAAAGTCACCTAAGCTCAAACCACGATATTTATACAGACCTTACAAAAGAAAAAATTTCATTAGACGAAATAATCTCATTTCGCTCCATTAGCGCAAAGCGAAACGTAACCAACAAGGAAAACGACAAGACTCTTTCCGGCCAGACCGCCACTATATATAAAGCAACAGAAGAATCAGAGCATCAAAAAGAGACCGTTAATCGTTTCAAAAAATCTCTGCGTGGCGCCGACAAAGACTTAAGCGAAATCTATCAAGAAATGTTTTCAAAACTGCTCAGCAATGTTGAGCAGTTTGGTGGACTTTCCCAATCTGAAACTTCTCTCAAGATTGCTTCCACCCTGCAACATAGAGAGCTACTGGAAGGAAATACTACAGTTCTCTACCGTCACGAAACCCATGACCTTCCTGAGCATTTCAACGGACTTGGGTACATGAACTTAATCAGCATGATCTTCGAAATTGACTTGCTGATGACGGCATTTAGAAAAGCCGCCGCTGAACGCCCATCAGCCATCAATTTGCTATTCATAGAAGAGCCCGAGGCTCATACGCATCCACAAATGCAATATGTCTTTATTAAAAACATAAAAAACCTGCTCAACAAAGGAGTTAAGAGAGAGGACGGTCTAACTGTCAACCTTCAAACAGTAATAACCACCCACTCATCGCACATAGTTGCCGAATGTGACTTTGATGACATCAAGTACATGAAGAGACTTGATGGATCTGTTAAATGCAGGAGTCTGAAGAGCCTGCAAAAAGAATATGACCAAGAAGGCCAAGAAGGCCAAGAAGGCCAAGAAGGCCAAGAAGGCAAAAGCAATCACTTTAGGTTTTTAAAGCAATATTTAACACTGAACCGAGCCGAGCTTTTCTTCGCGGACAAAGCCGTACTTGTTGAAGGTGACACCGAGCGAATTCTACTGCCGGCAATGATGAGAAAACTTGATCAAGAGTCCCCCACTGACAACTCAGCCCCTCTACTATCCCAAAATATCTCCATTGTTGAAGTCGGCGCTCACTCACAGGTCTTCGAAAAATTCATACGTTTCCTTGGCATAAAGACTCTAATCCTCACAGACATAGACACCGGCAAGACATCCCAAGAATTAGATGACAACGGTGAAATTAAGAAATATAAGAACGGAAACCCAATATCAACGACAGAAAAGTGCCAACCGAACGATCCGGATACGGACCATACAACAAACAATGCACTATGTTTCTTCCACAACAAAGATCGTTCTGAAATCAAATACTTCCTAAACCTAAAAAAAGAAAACAAAACATTTACCCACGACGGAAGCGCCTGGGTTCCGGATGAGGCAGGCTTTCTCTTCACCGCCTACCAGACGGAAGAAGATGGCTATCGAGGGCGCAGCTTCGAGGACGCTTTCTTTAGCATTAACAAAACCCTATTAGGCGATGATCCTGTTGCCTTCCCTTCCTTAGTAGCCAAGCACTTCAACCTCTTTATTGAAGGTACTTATAGTGCGTTCGAGTTCGCAGAGAAAGGCGTAGACAAGAAAACTGCACTGGCAATAGACATCCTCCTGAACAGCCAACCAAGTGATGTTTCCAGTTTCTCAAATTGGAAATCTCCTGCATATATTAAGGAGGGCTTAGAATGGCTGCGCAGCTGA
- a CDS encoding acyl-CoA dehydrogenase family protein, with amino-acid sequence MEFAFSDEQEMIRESAESFLADVSDSAAVRAAMATELGHDPELWQRLCSEMVWPAIHIPEQYGGLGLGFVELAILLEQMGRRLFCSPFFASACLATPALLLGGSEEQKARWLPQLADGSLTATLAFASTNGNGLDAVQASFRAEGEGFVIDGTLRQVVDGHSAGLLVVAARGRDGIGLFVLPADTPGISRRLTPTMDQTRKLAEVQFDQVFVTADARLGTAGQGGELLDKVLQLACVALAAEQTGGAQQSLDLTLAYTAERQQFGRPIASFQAIKHRAADMMLEVECARSAAWYAACVAEEVLAGNGDENVAAELPLAAALAKSRCSEAFFQCAAESIQLHGGVGFTWEYDPHLYFKRARASEALFGAPSWHRERIAAALLGENL; translated from the coding sequence ATGGAATTCGCGTTCAGCGATGAGCAGGAGATGATCCGCGAGTCCGCCGAGAGCTTTCTCGCGGACGTTTCCGACTCCGCCGCCGTGCGAGCGGCCATGGCCACCGAGCTGGGGCATGACCCCGAGCTCTGGCAGCGCCTGTGCAGCGAGATGGTCTGGCCGGCCATTCATATCCCCGAGCAGTACGGTGGCCTGGGCCTGGGCTTTGTCGAGCTGGCCATCCTGCTGGAGCAGATGGGCCGCCGGCTGTTCTGTTCACCCTTTTTCGCCAGCGCCTGCCTGGCCACCCCGGCGCTCCTGCTGGGGGGCAGTGAGGAGCAGAAAGCGCGCTGGCTCCCGCAACTGGCCGACGGCAGCCTGACCGCGACCCTGGCGTTCGCCAGCACGAACGGCAATGGGCTGGATGCGGTCCAGGCGAGTTTCCGTGCCGAAGGCGAGGGCTTCGTCATCGACGGCACCCTGCGCCAGGTGGTGGACGGCCACAGCGCCGGCCTGCTGGTCGTGGCAGCCCGTGGCCGGGATGGCATCGGCCTGTTCGTCCTGCCCGCCGACACGCCCGGTATCAGCCGTCGCCTGACCCCCACCATGGACCAGACCCGCAAGCTCGCCGAGGTGCAGTTCGACCAGGTCTTCGTCACCGCCGACGCCCGTCTGGGCACGGCGGGGCAGGGCGGCGAGTTGCTGGACAAGGTCCTGCAACTGGCCTGTGTCGCCCTGGCGGCCGAGCAGACCGGCGGCGCCCAGCAGTCCCTGGACCTGACCTTGGCCTACACTGCCGAGCGCCAGCAGTTCGGGCGCCCTATCGCCAGCTTCCAGGCCATCAAGCACCGCGCGGCGGACATGATGCTGGAGGTGGAGTGCGCGCGCTCGGCAGCCTGGTACGCCGCCTGCGTGGCCGAGGAAGTGCTCGCCGGGAATGGCGACGAGAACGTCGCGGCCGAACTGCCCCTGGCCGCCGCGCTGGCCAAGTCGCGCTGCTCAGAAGCCTTCTTCCAGTGCGCGGCGGAGTCCATCCAATTGCACGGCGGTGTCGGCTTCACCTGGGAGTACGACCCGCACCTCTACTTCAAGCGCGCCCGGGCCAGCGAGGCCCTGTTCGGCGCGCCGTCCTGGCATCGCGAGCGCATCGCCGCCGCCCTCCTGGGAGAGAACCTATGA